In Labrus mixtus chromosome 11, fLabMix1.1, whole genome shotgun sequence, a single window of DNA contains:
- the paqr6 gene encoding membrane progestin receptor delta isoform X1, translating into MSMQRSVLAVGKCLACLEFMLFPVWRGIGASGGIAGGWSEGWARSLRWEPDILGQRVRIPVFDYPVWVVLCRGGQARLREVCERGRGAIRLPADMLSIKLPELFHIHQIPKVFREDSIISGYRHPRSSALDCVLSSFQMNNETVNIWTHFLPTWYFLWRFFVLCSTLNFLTDSYTWPLLVYMLLICIYPFTSSCAHTFSTMSPESRHICYFFDYGALSLYSLGCAISYGYYVVPDSWVNSWLHQHFVPIAVGNTLFCTSLSCYSRFLELQFPQRSKVLRTGAFVVPFIFDTVPLFYRILLCCGGSCSPSDALSSHCYHLLFAFLTCFLFTAHLPERLAPGRFDYFGHSHQLFHVSAVVGTHFQMEGVIADMMSRRALLVAHGATPSFLGTIGALVVSLVLNLGIIGIFSAPLLWKPCHSNSNQPHTSTMTTCDRKEQ; encoded by the exons ATGTCCATGCAGAGGTCTGTGCTCGCTGTGGGGAAATGTCTCGCCTGCCTGGAGTTCATGC tgtttccaGTGTGGCGGGGGATCGGGGCCAGTGGTGGCATTGCAGGCGGGTGGAGCGAGGGCTGGGCACGCAGCTTGCGATGGGAGCCGGACATTCTGGGACAGAGGGTCCGGATCCCGGTGTTTGACTACCCCGTCTGGGTTGTCCTCTGTCGTGGTGGACAAGCGAGGCTGAGGGAGGtttgtgagagagggaggggggccaTCAGACTGCCCGCAGACATGCTGAGCATCAAGCTCCCCGAGCTCTTTCACATCCACCAGATCCCCAAG GTGTTCAGAGAGGACAGCATCATCTCTGGATACCGTCACCCGCGGAGCTCAGCGCTGGACTGCGTCCTCAGCAGCTTCCAGATGAACAACGAGACCGTCAACATCTGGACCCACTTTCTGCCAACATG GTACTTTCTGTGGCGTTTCTTCGTCCTCTGCTCCACCCTGAACTTCCTGACCGACAGCTACACCTGGCCCCTGCTGGTGTACATGCTGCTCATCTGCATCTACCCCTTCACCTCCAGCTGTGCTCACACCTTCAGCACCATGTCCCCCGAGTCCCGACACATCTGCTACTTCTTCGACTACGGAGCGCTCAGCCTCTACAGTCTGG gttgtgCCATAAGCTACGGATACTACGTCGTACCAGACAGCTGGGTGAACAGCTGGCTCCATCAGCATTTTGTCCCCATCGCCGTGGGAAACACGCTTTTCTGCACCAGTCTGTCCTGTTACTCCAG GTTTCTGGAGCTGCAGTTTCCTCAGAGAAGTAAAGTTCTGAGGACTGGAGCGTTTGTCGTTCCTTTTATATTCGACACTGTTCCTCTCTTCTACAGG ATCCTCCTGTGCTGCGGGGGAAGCTGCAGCCCGAGCGACGCCTTATCCAGTCACTGCTACCACCTGCTCTTCGCCTTCCTCacctgtttcctgtttacagCCCACCTCCCGGAGAGGTTGGCCCCGGGGCGCTTCGACTACTTTG GCCACAGCCATCAGCTCTTCCATGTCAGCGCCGTGGTGGGCACCCACTTCCAGATGGAGGGCGTGATAGCAGACATGATGTCACGGAGGGCGTTGCTTGTAGCCCATGGAGCCACGCCCTCCTTCCTGGGCACCATCGGAGCGCTGGTAGTCAGCCTCGTGTTGAACCTGGGCATCATCGGCATTTTCAGCGCCCCGCTGCTCTGGAAACCCTGCCACTCTAACTCCAACCAGCCGCACACGTCGACGATGACGACGTGTGACCGCAAGGAGCAGtga
- the paqr6 gene encoding membrane progestin receptor delta isoform X2, translating to MPEGRVFPVWRGIGASGGIAGGWSEGWARSLRWEPDILGQRVRIPVFDYPVWVVLCRGGQARLREVCERGRGAIRLPADMLSIKLPELFHIHQIPKVFREDSIISGYRHPRSSALDCVLSSFQMNNETVNIWTHFLPTWYFLWRFFVLCSTLNFLTDSYTWPLLVYMLLICIYPFTSSCAHTFSTMSPESRHICYFFDYGALSLYSLGCAISYGYYVVPDSWVNSWLHQHFVPIAVGNTLFCTSLSCYSRFLELQFPQRSKVLRTGAFVVPFIFDTVPLFYRILLCCGGSCSPSDALSSHCYHLLFAFLTCFLFTAHLPERLAPGRFDYFGHSHQLFHVSAVVGTHFQMEGVIADMMSRRALLVAHGATPSFLGTIGALVVSLVLNLGIIGIFSAPLLWKPCHSNSNQPHTSTMTTCDRKEQ from the exons ATGCCGGAGGGTCGCG tgtttccaGTGTGGCGGGGGATCGGGGCCAGTGGTGGCATTGCAGGCGGGTGGAGCGAGGGCTGGGCACGCAGCTTGCGATGGGAGCCGGACATTCTGGGACAGAGGGTCCGGATCCCGGTGTTTGACTACCCCGTCTGGGTTGTCCTCTGTCGTGGTGGACAAGCGAGGCTGAGGGAGGtttgtgagagagggaggggggccaTCAGACTGCCCGCAGACATGCTGAGCATCAAGCTCCCCGAGCTCTTTCACATCCACCAGATCCCCAAG GTGTTCAGAGAGGACAGCATCATCTCTGGATACCGTCACCCGCGGAGCTCAGCGCTGGACTGCGTCCTCAGCAGCTTCCAGATGAACAACGAGACCGTCAACATCTGGACCCACTTTCTGCCAACATG GTACTTTCTGTGGCGTTTCTTCGTCCTCTGCTCCACCCTGAACTTCCTGACCGACAGCTACACCTGGCCCCTGCTGGTGTACATGCTGCTCATCTGCATCTACCCCTTCACCTCCAGCTGTGCTCACACCTTCAGCACCATGTCCCCCGAGTCCCGACACATCTGCTACTTCTTCGACTACGGAGCGCTCAGCCTCTACAGTCTGG gttgtgCCATAAGCTACGGATACTACGTCGTACCAGACAGCTGGGTGAACAGCTGGCTCCATCAGCATTTTGTCCCCATCGCCGTGGGAAACACGCTTTTCTGCACCAGTCTGTCCTGTTACTCCAG GTTTCTGGAGCTGCAGTTTCCTCAGAGAAGTAAAGTTCTGAGGACTGGAGCGTTTGTCGTTCCTTTTATATTCGACACTGTTCCTCTCTTCTACAGG ATCCTCCTGTGCTGCGGGGGAAGCTGCAGCCCGAGCGACGCCTTATCCAGTCACTGCTACCACCTGCTCTTCGCCTTCCTCacctgtttcctgtttacagCCCACCTCCCGGAGAGGTTGGCCCCGGGGCGCTTCGACTACTTTG GCCACAGCCATCAGCTCTTCCATGTCAGCGCCGTGGTGGGCACCCACTTCCAGATGGAGGGCGTGATAGCAGACATGATGTCACGGAGGGCGTTGCTTGTAGCCCATGGAGCCACGCCCTCCTTCCTGGGCACCATCGGAGCGCTGGTAGTCAGCCTCGTGTTGAACCTGGGCATCATCGGCATTTTCAGCGCCCCGCTGCTCTGGAAACCCTGCCACTCTAACTCCAACCAGCCGCACACGTCGACGATGACGACGTGTGACCGCAAGGAGCAGtga